In one window of Methanoculleus chikugoensis DNA:
- a CDS encoding nucleotidyltransferase family protein gives MSLHAELLERREEILAVAARHGARTVRIFGSVARDEETPESDLDLLVEFEPGRSLLDHIVLAQDLEDLLGREVDVVTEGGLHWYVRDRISPEAVPL, from the coding sequence TTGAGCCTGCACGCCGAGCTGCTTGAAAGGAGGGAGGAGATCCTCGCAGTCGCAGCGAGGCATGGCGCCCGGACGGTCAGGATCTTCGGGTCGGTGGCCCGGGACGAGGAGACCCCGGAGAGCGACCTCGACCTCCTCGTCGAGTTCGAGCCGGGAAGGAGTCTCCTCGATCACATTGTTCTCGCTCAGGACTTAGAGGATCTGCTCGGCCGCGAGGTCGACGTGGTGACCGAGGGAGGACTGCACTGGTACGTCAGGGATCGCATCTCTCCGGAAGCCGTGCCGCTGTGA
- a CDS encoding type IV pilin has translation MMNFRENEEAVSPVIGVILMVAITVILAAVIAAFVFGMTGNVQTTKTVAVTAHVDDNKYLVVTFQGGADAGSVENLNLTINGSGTADTNNVNTPKIGQSFKSTGTVVPGDCHAVVVATFKDGSSQVVLERQF, from the coding sequence ATGATGAACTTCAGAGAGAATGAAGAAGCAGTATCGCCGGTTATCGGCGTCATCCTGATGGTCGCCATCACGGTGATCCTCGCCGCGGTTATTGCGGCGTTCGTGTTCGGAATGACGGGGAATGTGCAGACGACGAAGACGGTTGCGGTTACGGCGCATGTGGATGATAACAAATACCTTGTGGTAACTTTCCAGGGTGGTGCTGATGCCGGCTCTGTGGAAAATCTAAACCTGACTATCAACGGCTCAGGTACCGCCGATACAAATAACGTAAATACGCCTAAGATCGGCCAATCCTTCAAGAGCACTGGCACAGTTGTCCCTGGAGACTGCCATGCAGTAGTTGTGGCAACGTTCAAGGACGGTTCGTCCCAGGTCGTCCTAGAGCGGCAATTCTAA
- a CDS encoding type II toxin-antitoxin system RelE family toxin, with amino-acid sequence MVTVAYGASFERTIRKIRDGRIKDRVKQQILKIIDDPKIGKPMRYGRKQTREVYIPPFRLSYCYDERNDLLIFLDLYHKDEQ; translated from the coding sequence ATGGTGACCGTTGCCTACGGCGCATCCTTTGAGAGGACGATCAGGAAGATCCGTGACGGCAGGATAAAGGACCGGGTGAAACAACAGATCCTTAAGATCATCGACGATCCGAAGATCGGAAAACCGATGAGATATGGTAGAAAGCAGACGAGGGAGGTATATATCCCTCCATTCCGGTTGTCATACTGCTATGATGAGCGAAATGATCTCCTGATCTTTCTGGATCTCTACCATAAGGACGAGCAGTAA